One window from the genome of Nicotiana tomentosiformis chromosome 5, ASM39032v3, whole genome shotgun sequence encodes:
- the LOC138892450 gene encoding uncharacterized protein, which translates to MPPISIMKAMCETFKIKHRNSTAYRPQMNGVVEAANKNIKKILRKMVENHKQWHEKLPFSLLGYRTTVHTSTGTTPYLLVYGTEAVIPAEVEIPSLIIIQEAELSDVEWIFPHQDEAKGKFSPQLARALYGS; encoded by the coding sequence atgccgccaatctcaataaTGAAAGCCATGtgcgaaaccttcaagatcaagcacagAAACTCCACAGCATACCGACCCCAAATGAATGGAGTTgtggaagccgccaataagaatattaagaagatactaaggaagatggtagagaaTCACAAGCAGTGGCATGAGAAGTTACCATTTTCCTTATTGGGATACCGTACCACAGTCCACACGTCAACCGGGACAACTCCTTACCTATTAGTCTACGGTACTGAAGCCGTCATCCCCGCCGAGGTAGAAATTCCTTCCTTGataattatacaagaagctgagctcagTGATGTGGAATGGATctttccacatcaggatgaagccaaaggaaaattctcaccccAACTAGCAAGGGCCTTATATGGTTCATag